A window of Tautonia plasticadhaerens contains these coding sequences:
- the lexA gene encoding transcriptional repressor LexA, which translates to MADLDALTPRQREIYDFIRSKIHGRGYGPTVREIGEAFEIKSPNGVMCHLKALQKKGLISREPNMSRAIQLLTEPATAPAKGGGGVPLLGRIAAGAPIEAIEQADEVVDFEDWEGRDDKFALRVTGESMIEEHIADGDYVIIKRAETARDGQIVAVRDDDGEATLKRFFREKNRVRLEPANSTMKPIFRPKVDILGVLVGVVRRY; encoded by the coding sequence AGATCTACGACTTCATCCGCAGCAAGATCCACGGCCGGGGGTACGGGCCCACCGTCCGGGAGATCGGCGAGGCGTTCGAGATCAAGAGCCCCAACGGGGTGATGTGCCACCTCAAGGCCCTGCAGAAGAAGGGCCTGATCTCCCGGGAGCCGAACATGTCCCGGGCCATCCAGCTGTTGACCGAACCCGCCACCGCCCCGGCCAAGGGCGGCGGCGGCGTCCCGCTGCTCGGCCGGATCGCCGCCGGGGCGCCGATCGAGGCGATCGAGCAGGCCGACGAGGTCGTCGACTTCGAGGACTGGGAGGGCCGGGACGACAAGTTCGCGCTGCGAGTCACCGGCGAGTCGATGATCGAGGAGCACATCGCCGACGGCGACTACGTGATCATCAAGCGGGCCGAGACGGCGCGGGATGGCCAGATCGTCGCCGTCCGGGACGACGACGGCGAGGCGACCCTCAAGCGGTTCTTCCGCGAGAAGAATCGGGTCCGCCTGGAACCGGCAAACAGCACCATGAAGCCGATCTTCCGCCCCAAGGTCGACATCCTCGGCGTGCTCGTCGGCGTCGTCCGACGTTACTGA